A genomic region of Octadecabacter antarcticus 307 contains the following coding sequences:
- a CDS encoding acetolactate synthase large subunit, translating to MIKATDLFVKCLENEGIKRIFGVPGEENADLMLSLQHSSIQFVITRHEQGAAFMAAVHGRLTGTVGVCLGTLGPGATNLMTGVADGNMDRAPLLVITGQGATTRQHKESHQMMDAVGMFRSVTKWSQAILTPDAIPEIVRKAVKLAEAEKPGAVHIELAEDIAAMETDAVPLARIAVRRPSPNGEAVDKAWALIEAAKCPLIIAGNGTIRTRASAALRSFCETTGIGVLMTFMAKGALDLEDPHCLFTIGLGQRDFPMSVVDGADLIITMGYDMVEYPPHKWNPSGDKKIVHLDFIPAEVDGRYIPAVEVVGDLAASITALKEKAAMGDTEFDLGDQKALRQKMLEEFEEHRNQSDTGLIKPQKAIADVRACLGPSDILLCGVGAHKMWVARQYQSHEPGTCIISNGFCSMGMPLPGAISASMSCPSRKVLGLAGDGDFLMNVQEMETASRLKSDITMLVWEDHSYGLIAWKQEQEFGTHTDLSFSNPDWMQLGQSFGWKVDVCDQAASLQSTLRSALDHKGPALVVIPVDYSENMKLTKRLGRLTACL from the coding sequence ATGATCAAAGCAACTGACCTTTTTGTAAAATGCCTTGAAAACGAAGGCATCAAACGCATCTTTGGCGTTCCGGGCGAAGAAAACGCTGATCTGATGCTGTCATTGCAGCACTCTTCGATTCAGTTTGTTATTACCCGCCACGAGCAGGGCGCCGCATTCATGGCTGCCGTCCATGGGCGCCTAACAGGTACAGTTGGCGTTTGCCTTGGTACACTTGGGCCCGGTGCCACTAACCTGATGACAGGCGTCGCTGACGGCAATATGGACCGTGCGCCGCTCTTGGTCATTACCGGGCAGGGGGCCACGACGCGGCAGCATAAAGAAAGCCATCAGATGATGGATGCCGTTGGGATGTTCCGATCGGTCACCAAGTGGTCGCAGGCGATTCTGACGCCCGATGCGATCCCAGAGATTGTGCGCAAGGCGGTCAAGCTGGCCGAGGCGGAAAAACCCGGTGCAGTGCATATTGAATTGGCCGAGGATATCGCAGCGATGGAAACTGACGCCGTGCCGCTGGCCCGCATTGCTGTCCGGCGACCATCCCCGAATGGTGAAGCCGTAGATAAGGCGTGGGCGCTGATCGAAGCGGCAAAGTGCCCATTGATCATCGCGGGCAACGGGACAATCAGAACACGGGCTAGCGCCGCCTTGCGGTCATTTTGTGAGACGACGGGCATCGGCGTGTTGATGACCTTCATGGCGAAGGGCGCGCTTGATCTGGAGGACCCACACTGTCTTTTCACTATCGGTTTGGGTCAGCGCGATTTTCCGATGTCGGTTGTTGATGGCGCAGACCTGATCATCACAATGGGTTATGACATGGTCGAATACCCGCCCCACAAATGGAACCCATCAGGCGACAAGAAAATCGTTCATCTAGATTTTATTCCTGCCGAGGTTGATGGCCGTTATATCCCTGCGGTGGAGGTTGTCGGCGATTTGGCCGCGTCCATTACCGCATTGAAAGAAAAGGCGGCAATGGGTGACACAGAATTTGATCTTGGTGACCAAAAAGCCCTGCGTCAGAAGATGCTTGAGGAGTTTGAAGAACATCGTAATCAATCTGATACCGGGCTGATCAAGCCGCAAAAAGCGATCGCGGATGTGCGCGCCTGCCTCGGGCCTTCGGACATTCTTCTTTGCGGTGTCGGTGCTCACAAAATGTGGGTAGCCCGACAATATCAGTCGCATGAACCAGGGACATGTATTATCTCGAACGGCTTCTGTTCTATGGGGATGCCGCTGCCTGGTGCGATTAGCGCCTCAATGAGCTGCCCGAGCAGAAAGGTGCTTGGCCTCGCGGGTGACGGCGATTTCCTGATGAATGTACAGGAGATGGAAACGGCATCACGGCTGAAATCGGACATCACCATGCTGGTCTGGGAAGACCATTCCTATGGGCTGATCGCATGGAAGCAGGAGCAGGAGTTTGGGACCCATACCGATCTCAGCTTCTCTAACCCCGACTGGATGCAGTTGGGGCAGAGTTTTGGCTGGAAAGTGGATGTCTGCGACCAAGCGGCGAGCTTGCAATCCACGCTACGCTCAGCACTTGATCATAAGGGGCCCGCTCTTGTTGTTATCCCCGTCGATTATTCGGAAAATATGAAGCTAACCAAACGGCTGGGCCGGCTTACTGCCTGCCTTTGA
- a CDS encoding bacterioferritin, which translates to MTKSTENLQTALSMELTAIQQYLLHTHVLDDWGLDRLAEKMREEMSEELDHAGRFIDRILYLEGLPRVKAAKAPIQAPGLDALFRGDLGEERGAVLFYTQAAQDAAKDNDIGTRRLFEDIAIEEESHIDWLTRQMSLLEKMGEPTYMLAQMEDQQAA; encoded by the coding sequence ATGACCAAGAGTACTGAGAATCTTCAAACCGCATTGTCGATGGAACTGACTGCGATCCAGCAGTATCTGCTGCACACCCATGTTCTGGACGACTGGGGGCTTGATCGACTGGCTGAAAAAATGCGCGAAGAAATGAGCGAGGAGCTTGACCATGCCGGTCGATTTATCGATCGGATCCTTTATCTTGAGGGATTGCCTAGAGTCAAAGCCGCCAAAGCGCCGATCCAAGCACCAGGTCTCGATGCGCTGTTTCGCGGAGATCTTGGTGAGGAACGCGGTGCTGTGCTGTTCTACACGCAGGCTGCCCAAGATGCTGCCAAAGATAATGATATCGGCACAAGACGTCTTTTTGAGGACATAGCAATCGAAGAAGAAAGTCATATTGATTGGCTGACCCGCCAGATGAGTTTGCTCGAGAAGATGGGCGAGCCTACATACATGCTTGCCCAGATGGAGGACCAACAGGCAGCTTGA
- a CDS encoding LysR family transcriptional regulator, with protein sequence MDWDKLRIFHAVADAGSLTAAGDTLHLSQSAVSRQIRALEESLSTILFHRHARGLILTEQGELLFDATKSMSRRLDAASARIKDSAEEVFGELKVTTTTGFGTLWLAPRLPALYEKYPDLNIDLMLEERVLDLPMREADVAIRMKEPSQADLIRKKLMTVRMRLYATQTYLDKIGGFDEMEDIGRHRLICQSPSAFQVAAGATLVGHLLSYDKPNLLYVNNYFGVLQAVLSNLGIGVLPDYVTEDFPTLVRVLPEIESGEVPVYLAFPEELRQSKRITAFRDFVQDEIIAHRRSIRDGAKVVV encoded by the coding sequence ATGGACTGGGACAAGTTACGAATCTTTCACGCGGTTGCAGACGCAGGGTCACTGACGGCGGCGGGCGACACACTACATTTGTCGCAATCGGCGGTATCGCGCCAAATTCGCGCGCTCGAAGAATCACTGTCGACGATATTGTTTCACCGTCACGCCCGTGGTCTGATCCTGACCGAACAGGGCGAATTGCTGTTTGATGCAACCAAATCCATGTCGCGCCGCCTTGATGCTGCCAGCGCACGGATCAAAGATTCTGCCGAGGAAGTCTTTGGTGAGCTGAAAGTCACCACCACCACAGGCTTTGGCACTCTCTGGCTCGCGCCACGTCTGCCTGCGCTTTATGAAAAATATCCCGACCTGAACATCGACCTGATGCTGGAAGAACGCGTGCTGGACCTGCCGATGCGCGAAGCTGACGTGGCCATCCGCATGAAAGAACCTTCACAGGCCGATCTGATACGCAAAAAACTGATGACCGTTCGCATGCGGCTTTATGCAACCCAGACATACCTCGACAAGATCGGTGGATTTGATGAAATGGAAGATATCGGCCGTCATCGGCTCATTTGTCAAAGCCCCAGCGCGTTCCAGGTCGCGGCGGGAGCAACCCTCGTCGGGCATCTGCTTAGCTATGACAAACCCAACCTTTTGTATGTAAACAACTACTTCGGCGTACTTCAGGCGGTGTTGTCTAACCTTGGAATTGGCGTTCTGCCCGATTATGTCACCGAAGACTTCCCTACACTTGTGCGCGTTCTGCCCGAGATTGAAAGCGGCGAAGTCCCTGTTTACCTCGCCTTTCCTGAGGAGCTGCGCCAGTCCAAACGCATCACGGCTTTCCGCGATTTTGTTCAGGATGAAATTATCGCCCACCGCCGAAGTATTCGCGATGGCGCCAAAGTGGTCGTGTAG
- a CDS encoding sll1863 family stress response protein, with translation MGALWRSARYYEGDRKLNTSETQFELFESQLAEWKVQVVKLEAKAAGADDEAKPAYVREVNELKAKFSKTEKQYNEARKAQKGTLPDTMDGLSSAGRDLGHAVGKPIRRFG, from the coding sequence ATGGGCGCGCTTTGGCGCTCAGCCCGATATTACGAGGGAGATCGAAAATTGAATACGTCAGAAACTCAATTTGAGCTGTTTGAAAGTCAACTCGCCGAATGGAAGGTTCAAGTTGTAAAGCTTGAAGCTAAGGCCGCGGGCGCTGACGATGAGGCAAAACCTGCTTATGTGCGTGAGGTTAATGAGCTGAAGGCGAAGTTTTCAAAAACTGAGAAGCAATACAATGAAGCTCGCAAGGCGCAAAAAGGCACGTTGCCTGATACCATGGATGGGTTGAGCTCAGCTGGGCGTGACCTTGGCCATGCAGTTGGAAAGCCTATCAGGCGTTTTGGCTGA